The following are encoded together in the Lathyrus oleraceus cultivar Zhongwan6 chromosome 3, CAAS_Psat_ZW6_1.0, whole genome shotgun sequence genome:
- the LOC127132264 gene encoding zinc finger A20 and AN1 domain-containing stress-associated protein 6-like, which yields MVPLLCVNGCGFYGSSSNNNLCSKCYNDYLKENIEKSNDESFVFESTSSCSSMTPNTDSICEAMAATSLTDNQNIKTEKNRCKSCNKKVGLLGFNCRCGNVFCKMHRYPEEHACKVDLKKIGRQILDKQNPLCVSDKLEHRV from the coding sequence ATGGTTCCATTGCTTTGTGTCAATGGTTGTGGTTTCTACGGTTCTTCTTCAAACAACAATCTCTGCTCAAAGTGTTACAATGATTATCTCAAAGAAAACATTGAAAAGTCAAATGATGAAAGCTTTGTTTTTGAATCAACATCTTCTTGTTCTTCAATGACCCCTAATACTGATAGTATCTGTGAGGCTATGGCAGCTACTTCTCTTACCGACAATCAAAACATAAAGACAGAGAAAAATAGGTGCAAGAGTTGCAACAAAAAAGTGGGACTATTAGGATTTAATTGTCGTTGTGGAAATGTATTTTGTAAAATGCATAGATATCCTGAAGAACATGCATGCAAGGTGGATTTAAAGAAGATTGGTCGTCAAATATTAGATAAACAAAATCCTTTATGTGTGAGTGATAAATTAGAACACCGAGTTTAG